The Nesterenkonia xinjiangensis genome contains a region encoding:
- the hrpA gene encoding ATP-dependent RNA helicase HrpA, which yields MPEPTRTASRRSPRPNAGREGGRSRRGPERRSFTAEDLNYPDELPVTGEREIILEALREHQVVVVAGETGSGKTTQLPKMCLELGLQRDGIIGHTQPRRLAARTVAERLAEELGTGIGEDIGYQVRFTSEVSEASSVKLMTDGILLTELRRDPMLRRYSAILIDEAHERSLNIDVILGYLKSILPKRPELKVIITSATIDPERFATHFSPDPDEPTVPIIEVSGRTFPVEVRYRSLRPDVETSEQDAFDEDSAGAGSSEERDMIDAVGDAVLELAEEPDGDMLVFFPGEREIRDAADALADVVRRDRRLADAEILPLFGRLSLAEQKRVFSPGGRRRIVLATNVAETSLTVPGIKYVIDTGTARISRYSTRTKVQRLPIEAISQASANQRAGRCGRTSDGICIRLYSQGDFESRPEFTDPEILRTSLASVLLQMSSMGITRTPEDLLDFPFVQPPDAKAVTDAVRLLTELGALHTGGKAPGGGARRSRQGEQERRGSITPVGRALAQLPVDPRLGRMMVEAGRRDCLEEVTVLVAGLSIQDPRERPAAVRQQADEMHRRFADDASDFSALLNLWQHLLIQQQELSGNQFRKMCRREHLNYLRVREWQDLVVQLADLARQADLGPITRPRRRSQMPVEPAARHDAVHRSLLSGLLSHIGLYSPRTRDYQGARGTRFAVFPGSGLFKRTHDWIMAAELVETSRLWARTAARIDPTWIEELAPHLVKRTHSEPRWSARQGAAVATEKVTLYGVPVVADRQVLFGRIDAEQSRELFIRRALVEGDWTTRHHFDRRNRERFQEIEELENRTRRRDLRASDDMLFAFFDERLPQDITSQRHFDSWWKNQRHETPELLDLTEDHVLGEGAEAVDVEAFPEHLDLDGLRLELRYEFNPDSWSRGEGRGTTADGVTVRVPILFLNQLRPTHFDWLIPGLRTELITQLIRSMPKQLRKNFVPAPDVAAQARTRLEQEFVPGEDPLAPSLATVLQRLRGERVDPEALDLRRLPAHLRFTYAVLSERGRVLDSSQDLEELQLRFAQQNREAISRSLAGGGKREEGRPGSPQGSRGAASVPPQAMPGSSGRSGRSGRHQHAAEGPGTETSAGASPVPAQREQTSWTFGDLPRELSRGVGGREVTGYPALAEEQQGRRGVHCTIQDSAADQHRVHRRGVVALLREVLPSPQRYVVDHLSNRERLAFGRSPHGTVESLVTDCTTAALDHLVPAELPFSAVEFEQVAREARAELIETVLSLTDVLAKVLTASAQLGTRLDSAGSAALQPAVSDMRAQLEVLVHPGFVAATGQTQMRHLPRYLQAMALRLDRLEAGQGLTKDAQDMALVQKLEDEYDTAIEAVPDQLPVPEQLAGVKWMLEELRVNLFAQQLGTAQTVSAKRIRRAITQGSR from the coding sequence ATGCCTGAACCCACGCGCACAGCCTCCCGACGCTCCCCACGCCCGAACGCCGGACGCGAGGGCGGTCGGTCCCGACGAGGCCCCGAGCGCCGCAGCTTCACGGCAGAAGACCTGAACTACCCCGATGAGCTTCCGGTGACCGGCGAGCGCGAGATCATCCTGGAGGCGCTGCGCGAGCATCAGGTGGTCGTCGTCGCCGGGGAGACCGGGTCCGGCAAGACGACCCAGCTGCCGAAGATGTGCCTGGAGCTGGGGCTGCAGCGCGACGGCATCATCGGGCACACCCAGCCCCGCCGACTGGCCGCCCGCACTGTGGCCGAGCGACTGGCCGAGGAGCTGGGCACCGGCATCGGCGAGGACATCGGCTACCAGGTCCGCTTCACCTCCGAGGTCTCCGAGGCCAGCTCGGTGAAGCTGATGACCGACGGCATCCTGCTCACCGAGCTGCGCCGCGACCCGATGCTGCGCCGGTACTCGGCCATCCTCATCGACGAGGCCCACGAGCGCAGCCTCAACATCGACGTCATCCTCGGGTACCTGAAGTCGATCCTGCCGAAGCGTCCGGAGCTGAAGGTCATCATCACCTCGGCGACCATCGATCCGGAGCGCTTCGCGACCCACTTCAGCCCTGACCCGGACGAGCCCACGGTGCCGATCATCGAGGTCTCCGGACGCACCTTTCCGGTGGAGGTCCGCTACCGGTCCCTGCGCCCCGACGTCGAGACCAGCGAGCAGGACGCCTTCGACGAGGACTCCGCAGGTGCAGGCTCCTCCGAGGAGCGGGACATGATCGACGCCGTCGGCGACGCCGTGCTCGAACTCGCCGAGGAGCCCGACGGAGACATGCTCGTCTTCTTCCCGGGAGAACGGGAGATCCGCGACGCCGCCGACGCGCTGGCCGACGTCGTCCGGCGCGACCGTCGGCTCGCCGACGCCGAGATCCTCCCGCTGTTCGGCCGGCTCTCGCTGGCCGAGCAGAAGCGTGTCTTCTCCCCCGGGGGTCGGCGACGGATCGTACTGGCCACCAACGTCGCCGAGACGTCGCTGACCGTGCCCGGGATCAAATACGTCATCGACACCGGCACAGCCCGCATCTCCCGGTACTCGACCCGCACCAAGGTCCAGCGGCTGCCCATCGAAGCCATCTCGCAGGCCAGCGCGAACCAACGCGCAGGACGCTGTGGCCGCACCAGCGACGGCATCTGCATCCGGCTCTACTCCCAGGGCGACTTCGAGTCGCGTCCCGAATTCACCGATCCGGAGATCCTGCGCACCTCGCTGGCCTCGGTGCTGCTGCAGATGTCTTCGATGGGGATCACCCGCACCCCTGAGGACCTCCTCGACTTCCCCTTCGTCCAGCCTCCCGACGCCAAGGCGGTCACCGACGCGGTCCGGCTCCTCACCGAGCTGGGCGCACTGCACACCGGCGGCAAGGCCCCGGGCGGGGGCGCGCGCCGGAGTCGCCAGGGCGAGCAGGAGCGTCGAGGGTCGATCACGCCGGTGGGCCGTGCCCTGGCGCAGCTGCCGGTGGACCCTCGGCTGGGACGGATGATGGTGGAGGCCGGCCGGCGGGATTGCCTCGAGGAGGTCACCGTGCTGGTGGCCGGCCTCTCCATCCAGGACCCGCGCGAGCGCCCGGCCGCCGTCCGCCAGCAGGCCGATGAGATGCATCGCCGATTCGCCGACGACGCCTCCGACTTCTCCGCGCTGCTGAACCTCTGGCAGCATCTGCTCATCCAGCAGCAGGAGCTCTCCGGCAACCAGTTCCGCAAGATGTGCCGCCGTGAGCATCTGAACTACCTGCGGGTCCGGGAGTGGCAGGATCTGGTGGTCCAGCTCGCCGATCTCGCGAGACAGGCGGACCTGGGACCGATCACCCGACCCCGCCGACGCAGCCAGATGCCCGTGGAGCCGGCGGCACGGCACGACGCGGTGCACCGATCGCTGCTCTCCGGGCTGCTGAGCCACATCGGCCTGTACAGCCCACGGACCCGTGACTACCAAGGCGCCCGCGGCACGCGGTTCGCCGTCTTCCCGGGCTCCGGGCTGTTCAAGAGGACCCACGACTGGATCATGGCCGCCGAGCTGGTCGAGACCTCCCGACTGTGGGCTCGGACAGCCGCGCGCATCGACCCCACGTGGATCGAGGAGCTCGCCCCGCACCTGGTCAAACGCACCCACTCCGAGCCGCGCTGGTCCGCCCGCCAGGGCGCTGCCGTGGCCACCGAGAAGGTGACGCTCTACGGGGTCCCGGTGGTGGCGGACCGACAGGTGCTCTTCGGCCGCATCGATGCCGAGCAGAGCCGCGAGCTGTTCATCCGGCGCGCGCTCGTCGAAGGCGACTGGACGACCCGGCACCACTTCGACCGGCGCAACCGAGAGCGGTTCCAGGAGATCGAGGAGCTGGAGAACCGCACTCGACGGCGCGATCTGCGCGCCTCGGACGACATGCTCTTCGCGTTCTTCGACGAGCGGCTGCCGCAGGACATCACCTCCCAACGGCACTTCGACTCCTGGTGGAAGAACCAGCGCCACGAGACCCCGGAGCTGCTCGACCTCACCGAGGATCATGTCCTCGGCGAGGGTGCCGAGGCCGTCGACGTCGAGGCGTTCCCCGAACACCTGGACCTCGACGGCCTGCGCCTCGAGCTGCGCTACGAGTTCAATCCGGACTCCTGGAGCCGCGGCGAGGGACGCGGCACCACCGCCGACGGCGTCACCGTCCGGGTGCCGATCCTCTTCCTCAACCAGCTGCGGCCCACTCACTTCGACTGGCTGATCCCCGGGCTGCGCACGGAGCTGATCACCCAGCTGATCAGGTCGATGCCCAAGCAGCTGCGCAAGAACTTCGTGCCGGCCCCGGACGTGGCCGCCCAGGCCCGCACACGCCTCGAGCAGGAGTTCGTCCCCGGAGAGGATCCGCTCGCCCCGTCACTGGCGACGGTGCTTCAGCGGCTGCGCGGCGAGCGTGTGGACCCTGAGGCCCTCGACCTGCGGAGGCTTCCGGCGCACCTGCGCTTCACCTACGCCGTGCTCAGCGAGCGCGGACGGGTGCTGGACAGCTCCCAGGACCTGGAAGAGCTGCAGCTGCGCTTCGCCCAGCAGAACCGCGAGGCGATCAGTCGGTCGCTGGCCGGAGGCGGCAAGCGCGAGGAGGGCCGGCCCGGCTCCCCCCAGGGCTCCCGGGGCGCCGCCTCGGTGCCGCCGCAGGCCATGCCGGGCAGTTCCGGCAGATCCGGCAGATCCGGGCGGCATCAGCACGCCGCAGAAGGTCCCGGGACCGAGACCTCGGCAGGAGCCTCGCCCGTGCCCGCCCAGCGGGAGCAGACCTCCTGGACCTTCGGCGACCTGCCTCGGGAGCTCAGTCGCGGGGTGGGCGGTCGTGAGGTGACCGGCTATCCGGCCCTGGCGGAGGAGCAGCAGGGACGCCGTGGGGTTCACTGCACCATCCAGGACTCCGCCGCCGACCAGCACCGGGTCCACCGCCGCGGGGTCGTCGCACTGCTGCGCGAGGTCCTGCCCTCTCCGCAGCGCTATGTGGTGGACCATCTCAGCAACCGCGAGCGCCTCGCGTTCGGCCGCTCCCCGCACGGGACCGTGGAGTCCCTGGTCACCGACTGCACCACCGCGGCCCTGGACCATCTGGTGCCGGCGGAGCTGCCCTTCAGCGCCGTCGAGTTCGAACAGGTCGCCCGGGAGGCCCGTGCAGAGCTCATCGAGACCGTGCTGTCCCTCACCGACGTGCTGGCCAAGGTCCTGACCGCTTCTGCGCAGCTGGGGACACGGCTGGACTCAGCCGGCTCCGCCGCTCTGCAGCCGGCCGTCAGCGACATGCGCGCCCAGCTGGAGGTGCTGGTGCATCCGGGCTTCGTGGCGGCCACCGGGCAGACGCAGATGCGGCATCTGCCCCGGTACCTGCAGGCGATGGCACTGCGTCTGGACCGGCTCGAGGCCGGCCAGGGCCTGACCAAGGACGCCCAGGACATGGCGCTGGTCCAGAAGCTGGAGGACGAGTACGACACGGCCATCGAAGCGGTGCCCGACCAGCTGCCGGTGCCGGAGCAGCTGGCCGGGGTGAAGTGGATGCTGGAGGAGCTGCGGGTCAATCTCTTCGCCCAGCAGCTGGGCACCGCGCAGACGGTCTCGGCCAAACGGATCCGCCGAGCCATCACGCAGGGGTCGCGCTGA
- a CDS encoding ABC transporter substrate-binding protein — protein sequence MRSTIGGGASRGPLQGTAGLAAVTLLLSGCGAEPGGADQDGGEGEAQSFSIGIAQPVAHPSLDATREGFKEAVEDAGVQVDWEEQNAQGDASIEATIASQLAGGGHDLIATIATSQSQQIATATQGGETPVLFMVITDPEAAGLVEFWEAPGGHMTGTSDLNPVDEQLELITEIDPSVETLGILYASGETNSQVQVDLAEAAAEDLGLDIRTATVTNSAEVQQGVEALAEVDALWIPTDNVVVSALESVVQFGQQQQIPLFAADVDSVDRGAVATYGVDHHAIGRQSGQMALRILLEGEDPATMPVEVSEEHELHVNPQAAEQMGLEVPEEILDAADVVVGEGD from the coding sequence GTGCGCAGCACCATCGGAGGAGGGGCGTCCCGAGGACCGCTCCAGGGGACGGCCGGCCTGGCGGCCGTGACTCTGCTGCTCAGCGGCTGCGGTGCGGAGCCCGGCGGCGCGGACCAGGACGGCGGAGAGGGTGAGGCGCAGAGCTTCTCCATCGGCATCGCCCAGCCGGTGGCGCATCCTTCGCTCGATGCCACCCGGGAGGGCTTCAAGGAGGCGGTGGAGGATGCCGGTGTGCAGGTCGACTGGGAGGAGCAGAACGCCCAGGGCGACGCCTCCATCGAGGCGACGATCGCCTCCCAGCTCGCGGGCGGCGGTCATGACCTCATCGCCACCATCGCGACCTCGCAGTCCCAGCAGATCGCCACGGCGACCCAGGGCGGTGAGACCCCTGTGCTGTTCATGGTGATCACCGACCCGGAGGCGGCGGGACTGGTGGAGTTCTGGGAGGCTCCGGGCGGGCACATGACCGGCACCTCGGACCTGAACCCCGTCGACGAGCAGCTCGAGCTGATCACCGAGATCGACCCCTCTGTGGAGACGCTGGGCATCCTGTACGCCTCAGGGGAGACCAACTCTCAGGTGCAGGTGGACCTGGCCGAGGCGGCCGCCGAGGATCTCGGGCTGGACATCCGCACCGCCACCGTGACGAACTCCGCCGAGGTCCAGCAGGGCGTGGAGGCGCTCGCCGAGGTCGACGCCCTGTGGATCCCTACCGACAACGTGGTGGTCTCCGCGCTGGAGTCCGTGGTCCAGTTCGGTCAGCAGCAGCAGATCCCCCTCTTCGCCGCTGACGTCGACTCGGTGGATCGCGGAGCGGTGGCCACCTACGGTGTCGATCACCATGCCATCGGCAGGCAGTCCGGACAGATGGCGCTGCGCATCTTGCTGGAGGGGGAGGACCCGGCCACGATGCCCGTGGAGGTGTCCGAGGAGCATGAGCTCCACGTGAACCCGCAGGCGGCCGAACAGATGGGTCTGGAGGTCCCGGAGGAGATCCTGGACGCCGCGGACGTGGTGGTCGGGGAGGGGGACTGA
- a CDS encoding endo-1,4-beta-xylanase: protein MPSQTTTRRLAAALCAGLLTVSLGAVAAQPAAAYAPDGAQEQGAPGNSGNVGRPDSPGNSGNAGRPDSPGNSGNAGRPENPGKPDNPGRPGDGNDAEDGQCAFAPEGGRTAYEADRDSLRAHSDDDIRIGNVAAGGGHHSDEEYPDPFPDDADYRQHLAEEYSSITHENYLKWEFVQPEEGVYDFEAADAVVQLAQAHDMDVRGHALSWHSQNPDWLEEGDHSPEELREILEDHVRTVVSRYAGCIQQWDVANEIFGDDADATIRDDENIWIRELGVEILDDIFRWAHEEDPEALLFYNDYNVDGINAKSDAYYDLVQEQLDRGVPVHGFGAQTHLSMQYGFDETYQDNLERFDALGLHTAVTEIDVRGEVDEGDRMSAADRAGAAERFETVLQVCLEVENCNSFTVWGTLDAHSWVPNTFPGEGDATLHEGDYERKPTYCIIQRTLVEHAEGAEVWDQDAAFEQCRGLLEQAGV, encoded by the coding sequence ATGCCATCGCAGACCACCACGCGGCGTCTCGCCGCCGCCCTGTGCGCCGGGCTGTTGACGGTGTCGTTGGGCGCGGTCGCCGCGCAGCCGGCTGCGGCCTACGCCCCCGACGGCGCGCAGGAGCAGGGCGCCCCGGGGAACTCGGGGAACGTGGGGCGGCCGGACAGCCCGGGGAACTCAGGAAACGCCGGACGGCCGGACAGCCCGGGGAACTCGGGGAACGCCGGACGGCCTGAGAACCCTGGCAAGCCGGACAATCCCGGGCGCCCCGGAGACGGGAACGACGCCGAAGACGGCCAGTGCGCCTTCGCCCCTGAGGGCGGACGCACCGCCTATGAGGCCGACCGCGACTCGCTCAGGGCCCACAGTGACGACGACATCCGCATCGGCAACGTGGCCGCAGGAGGCGGCCACCACTCCGACGAGGAATACCCGGACCCCTTCCCGGATGACGCGGACTATCGACAGCACCTGGCCGAGGAATATTCCTCGATCACCCATGAGAACTACCTGAAATGGGAGTTCGTCCAGCCTGAGGAGGGCGTCTACGACTTCGAGGCCGCCGACGCCGTCGTGCAGCTCGCCCAGGCGCATGACATGGATGTCCGTGGCCACGCGCTGTCCTGGCACTCGCAGAACCCCGACTGGTTGGAGGAGGGTGACCACAGCCCCGAGGAGCTCCGGGAGATCCTGGAGGACCATGTGCGCACCGTGGTCTCCCGCTACGCCGGCTGCATCCAGCAGTGGGACGTCGCCAACGAGATCTTCGGCGACGACGCCGACGCCACCATCCGCGACGACGAGAACATCTGGATCCGTGAACTCGGCGTCGAGATCCTCGACGACATCTTCCGCTGGGCCCATGAGGAGGATCCTGAGGCGCTGCTGTTCTACAACGACTACAACGTCGACGGCATCAATGCGAAGTCCGACGCCTACTACGATCTGGTCCAGGAGCAGCTGGACCGCGGAGTGCCGGTGCATGGCTTCGGCGCCCAGACCCACTTGAGCATGCAGTACGGCTTCGATGAGACATACCAGGACAACCTCGAGCGATTCGACGCCCTCGGACTGCACACCGCGGTGACCGAGATCGACGTCCGCGGAGAGGTCGATGAGGGTGACCGGATGAGCGCCGCGGACCGCGCGGGCGCGGCCGAGAGGTTCGAGACCGTCCTGCAGGTGTGCCTCGAGGTGGAGAACTGCAACTCGTTCACCGTCTGGGGCACGCTGGACGCCCACAGCTGGGTGCCCAACACATTCCCAGGCGAAGGCGACGCCACTCTCCACGAGGGGGACTACGAGCGCAAGCCGACCTACTGCATCATCCAGCGCACACTGGTCGAGCATGCCGAGGGCGCCGAGGTCTGGGACCAGGACGCCGCTTTCGAGCAGTGCCGCGGGCTCCTCGAGCAGGCCGGCGTCTGA
- a CDS encoding 1-acyl-sn-glycerol-3-phosphate acyltransferase, protein MFYYVAKTFAVAPAVNALFRPWVKGLDNIPEDGPAILASNHLSFSDSVFMPVKVPRPVRFLAKKDYFVKRGATGWVTRKFFDITGQIPMDRSGGRASQDSLDAGEKALREGALLGIYPEGTRSPDGRLYRGKLGVARLALRTQVPVIPVAMIGTDKVQPIGKKVPSIRRVGLIIGEPLTFEAYHDNAEDRFAQRAVTDEIMYQIMRLSGQEYVDRYAADVKRRLEAGES, encoded by the coding sequence GTGTTCTACTACGTCGCGAAGACCTTCGCCGTCGCCCCTGCGGTCAACGCCCTCTTCCGCCCCTGGGTCAAAGGGCTGGACAACATCCCCGAGGACGGTCCCGCCATCCTGGCCTCCAACCACCTGTCCTTCTCCGACTCGGTGTTCATGCCGGTGAAGGTGCCGCGTCCCGTGCGGTTCCTGGCCAAGAAGGACTATTTCGTGAAGAGGGGCGCCACCGGCTGGGTGACCCGGAAGTTCTTCGACATCACCGGCCAGATCCCGATGGACCGCTCCGGTGGACGCGCCAGCCAGGACTCTCTGGACGCCGGGGAGAAGGCCCTGCGCGAGGGCGCACTGCTGGGGATCTACCCCGAGGGCACCCGCAGCCCGGACGGTCGCCTCTACCGCGGCAAGCTCGGCGTGGCGCGACTCGCGCTGCGCACGCAGGTGCCGGTGATCCCGGTGGCGATGATCGGCACGGACAAGGTGCAGCCGATCGGCAAGAAGGTGCCCTCCATCCGCCGGGTCGGGCTCATCATCGGGGAGCCGCTGACCTTCGAGGCCTATCACGACAATGCGGAGGACCGTTTCGCCCAACGGGCGGTCACCGACGAGATCATGTACCAGATCATGAGGCTCTCCGGACAGGAGTACGTGGACCGGTATGCCGCGGACGTGAAGCGCCGCCTGGAGGCAGGCGAGTCCTGA
- a CDS encoding alpha/beta hydrolase, with the protein MPHRTLDAPTVHQASRGPVPAPGMPGVLLLHGFTSTPASMAPVAGVIRDAGCAVHVPMLPGHGTRWQDLNTTSAEQILRAALAGWDRLAARRREVAVVGLSMGGALALHVAARRSPSAVVAINPCLRLKPFQLTLARLLGGVLPSTTPVGGDIARPGTVEEAYDRTPVRAVATLGRLIAQVRGELDDVRAPVLLLRSARDNVLPRSSADTLVNNMDPGQLTEVVLERSLHVATLDHDADAVGWRTLEFLRDAARSGEPQAGP; encoded by the coding sequence ATGCCCCACCGGACACTCGATGCCCCGACCGTTCACCAGGCCTCTCGCGGACCGGTCCCCGCCCCCGGCATGCCGGGGGTGCTGCTGCTCCACGGATTCACCTCCACGCCGGCGTCCATGGCGCCGGTGGCCGGGGTGATCCGCGACGCCGGCTGTGCGGTGCACGTGCCGATGCTGCCGGGCCACGGCACGCGCTGGCAGGATCTCAACACCACCTCCGCCGAGCAGATCCTGCGGGCAGCGCTGGCCGGGTGGGATCGGCTGGCTGCGAGACGTCGGGAGGTCGCCGTCGTCGGGCTCTCCATGGGAGGTGCCCTCGCGCTCCATGTGGCCGCGCGGCGGAGCCCCTCTGCCGTGGTCGCCATCAATCCGTGCCTGCGGCTGAAGCCCTTCCAGCTGACGCTGGCGCGGCTTCTGGGCGGGGTGCTGCCCTCCACGACGCCGGTGGGCGGGGACATCGCCAGGCCAGGGACGGTGGAGGAGGCCTATGACCGCACTCCGGTGCGCGCGGTGGCGACTCTGGGGCGGCTGATCGCACAGGTCCGCGGTGAGCTGGACGACGTCCGCGCCCCGGTCCTGCTGCTCCGGTCGGCGAGGGACAATGTCCTTCCGCGCTCTTCAGCGGATACTCTGGTGAACAACATGGATCCAGGGCAGCTGACGGAGGTCGTGCTGGAACGCTCGCTGCACGTCGCCACCCTGGACCACGACGCCGACGCCGTCGGCTGGCGCACGCTCGAATTCCTGCGCGACGCCGCGAGGTCGGGCGAGCCGCAGGCAGGCCCATGA
- a CDS encoding AMP-binding protein: MKEFAAPPVIEVPAELNITDLLERQVEADSANVLFGRQLSPGEWTDVTAGQFREDVVALAKGLVAREIQEGDRVAIMAPTRYEWTLLDFAIWYAGAVTVPIYETSSPSQVAWIVEDSGARLVFVDSAPHEKVVDRAVSQEKLESVSGVLRLDNDDLDSLRAAGAEVEDAEIERRRSRAGLSELATIIYTSGTTGRPKGCELTHGNFTELSLQTTKSLAHVVNKDSSTVMFIPLAHVFARFISVLCVAAGARVGHTADIKDLVDDLGTFRPTFLLAVPRVFEKIYNAAMMKAEGDGKGAIFAKAAQTAIDWSKAQEAGKVPFVLGMKHKLFSKLVYSKLHARMGGRVTHAVSGGSPLGARLGHFFHGIGVMIMEGYGLTETTAPITVNTPEKFRIGSVGVPLPGCAVRIADDGEVLGKGVCVFSGYRNRPELKDEAFTEDGWFRTGDIGSLDDDGFLTITGRKKEILVTASGKNVAPAQLEDQIRADAVVSQVVVVGDARPFVAALITLDPETLPQWLQRHGIDPQTPMSELITRDEILTHVQSVIDRANESVSRAESIRTFRLLEEDFTIESGHLTPSMKIKRPSVMKDYSDVVDDLYSEAAAGRES; the protein is encoded by the coding sequence GTGAAGGAATTCGCCGCCCCGCCGGTCATCGAGGTCCCTGCCGAGCTCAACATCACCGACCTGCTCGAACGCCAGGTGGAGGCGGACTCCGCGAACGTGCTCTTCGGCCGCCAGCTCAGCCCCGGTGAGTGGACTGACGTCACCGCCGGGCAGTTCCGGGAGGACGTCGTCGCTCTCGCCAAGGGTCTGGTGGCCCGCGAGATCCAGGAGGGGGATCGGGTGGCCATCATGGCCCCCACGCGGTACGAGTGGACCCTGCTGGACTTCGCCATCTGGTACGCGGGTGCGGTGACCGTGCCGATCTATGAGACCTCCTCGCCCTCCCAGGTCGCCTGGATCGTGGAGGACTCCGGAGCGCGTCTGGTCTTCGTCGACAGCGCTCCGCACGAGAAGGTCGTGGACCGCGCCGTCTCCCAGGAGAAGCTGGAGAGCGTCAGCGGGGTGCTTCGTCTCGACAATGACGATCTCGACTCCCTCCGGGCCGCCGGTGCCGAGGTCGAGGACGCGGAGATCGAGCGACGCCGCTCCCGGGCCGGCCTGTCCGAGCTGGCCACCATCATCTACACCTCGGGCACCACCGGGCGGCCCAAGGGGTGCGAGCTCACCCATGGGAACTTCACCGAGCTGTCCCTGCAGACCACCAAGTCGCTGGCGCATGTGGTGAATAAGGACTCCTCCACGGTGATGTTCATCCCGCTGGCGCACGTCTTCGCCCGGTTCATCTCGGTGCTGTGCGTGGCGGCCGGCGCCCGTGTCGGCCACACCGCCGACATCAAAGACCTCGTCGATGACCTGGGTACCTTCCGTCCGACCTTCCTGCTGGCCGTGCCGCGCGTGTTCGAGAAGATCTACAACGCAGCCATGATGAAGGCCGAGGGCGACGGCAAGGGCGCCATCTTCGCGAAGGCCGCCCAGACAGCGATCGACTGGTCCAAGGCCCAGGAGGCCGGCAAGGTTCCCTTCGTGCTCGGCATGAAGCACAAGCTGTTCTCGAAGCTGGTCTACTCCAAGCTGCATGCCCGCATGGGCGGGCGCGTCACCCACGCGGTCTCCGGAGGAAGTCCGCTGGGTGCCCGGCTGGGTCACTTCTTCCATGGCATCGGGGTGATGATCATGGAGGGTTACGGGCTCACCGAGACCACGGCGCCGATCACCGTGAACACCCCGGAGAAGTTCAGGATCGGATCCGTCGGGGTCCCGCTGCCGGGATGTGCGGTCAGGATCGCCGACGACGGCGAGGTGCTCGGCAAGGGCGTGTGCGTCTTCTCCGGCTACCGCAACCGCCCGGAGCTCAAGGACGAGGCGTTCACCGAGGACGGCTGGTTCCGCACCGGCGACATCGGTTCGCTGGACGATGACGGCTTCCTGACCATCACCGGTCGCAAGAAGGAGATCCTGGTGACCGCGTCCGGGAAGAACGTGGCGCCGGCCCAGCTCGAGGACCAGATCCGTGCTGACGCAGTCGTCTCCCAGGTGGTCGTGGTGGGCGACGCGCGGCCGTTCGTGGCCGCGCTGATCACGCTGGACCCCGAGACCCTGCCGCAGTGGCTCCAGCGGCACGGCATCGACCCGCAGACGCCGATGAGCGAGCTCATCACCCGCGACGAGATCCTCACCCATGTGCAGTCGGTGATCGATCGTGCCAACGAGTCCGTCTCCCGTGCCGAGTCGATCCGCACCTTCAGGCTGCTGGAGGAAGACTTCACGATCGAGTCCGGGCACCTGACCCCTTCGATGAAGATCAAGCGTCCCAGCGTGATGAAGGACTACTCCGACGTCGTCGACGACCTCTACTCCGAGGCCGCGGCCGGACGTGAGAGCTGA